From the Nymphalis io chromosome 1, ilAglIoxx1.1, whole genome shotgun sequence genome, one window contains:
- the LOC126769113 gene encoding dolichyl-diphosphooligosaccharide--protein glycosyltransferase subunit 1 produces the protein MMPAMAKIQFSVLLLLYIAIQCGSLNVDTISNDIKIKNVDRSIDISSQLVKITSKLTLENTGKVPVKNFLLSVEGAAKRNLAFISAKDSNNKDLRLIETTVKGYDQVKFWRVELKEAINVASTAVFATESVYTKALQPFPTAITQQEDQLVKYNGNLYFYSPYTVVSQKTNVVLNTKSVESFTKIKPFSQQDGSITYGSYSNIAPFTEKELNIHYKNNSPFLTVTRLARLIEVSHWGNIAIEETVEIEHTGAKLKGPFSRYDYQQDHHSGPASVRSYKTFLPAAASDVYYRDTNGNISTSNMKVKKDSVELDLRPRYPLFGGWRSHYTLGYNVPSYEYLYHSGNEYLLKMRAVDHVFDDMQVDELVTKIILPEGSTNIVVNFPFTVTRLSDSLHYTYLDTKGRPVISFTKQNVVENHIQDFQIRYTFPRLLMLQEPLLVVGFLYTLFLCVIIYVRLDFSIHKPEHQHKD, from the coding sequence ATGATGCCGGCGATGGCTAAAATCCAATTTTCggttttacttttattgtatatCGCCATTCAGTGCGGTAGTTTAAATGTGGATACAATttctaatgatataaaaatcaaaaatgttgATCGGTCGATCGATATCTCCTCTCAACTCGTAAAAATAACATCTAAATTAACCTTGGAAAACACGGGGAAGGTGCCGGTAAAAAATTTTCTATTATCAGTTGAAGGTGCAGCAAAACGTAACTTAGCTTTTATTAGTGCCAAAGATAGCAACAACAAGGACCTGCGCCTTATTGAgacaacagtaaaaggttatgaTCAAGTCAAATTTTGGCGTGTTGAATTGAAGGAAGCAATAAATGTAGCATCTACGGCCGTTTTTGCTACGGAATCTGTTTATACCAAAGCATTACAACCATTCCCAACTGCTATTACCCAGCAAGAAGATCAACTGGTTAAATACAACGGCAACTTGTATTTCTACTCTCCTTATACTGTGGTCTCACAAAAAActaatgttgttttaaatacgAAATCTGTTGAGTcgtttactaaaataaaaccgtTCTCTCAGCAAGACGGAAGCATTACCTACGGTTCATATTCTAATATTGCTCCATTTACTGAAAAAGAGCTGAACATCCATTACAAGAACAATTCCCCGTTCTTAACTGTTACTAGGTTGGCACGACTCATTGAAGTATCACACTGGGGTAATATAGCTATCGAGGAAACTGTTGAGATTGAGCATACAGGTGCCAAACTAAAAGGACCCTTTTCCAGATATGACTATCAACAAGACCATCACAGCGGCCCAGCCAGCGTACGTTCTTATAAAACATTCCTACCTGCTGCAGCATCAGATGTATATTACCGCGATACCAATGGAAACATCTCTACATCTAACATGAAGGTGAAGAAAGATTCAGTGGAATTGGATTTAAGACCAAGGTACCCTCTTTTCGGTGGTTGGAGGTCCCATTACACTCTAGGATATAATGTCCCAAGTTATGAGTACTTGTACCACTCTGGTAATGAGTATTTGCTCAAAATGAGAGCAGTTGACCATGTCTTTGATGATATGCAAGTAGATGAGCTAGTCACAAAGATAATTCTACCAGAGGGATCAACAAACATTGTAGTCAACTTTCCATTTACTGTGACAAGGCTTTCAGATAGTCTGCACTATACATACCTTGACACTAAGGGTCGTCCAGTCATCTCCTTCACAAAGCAAAATGTTGTTGAGAACCACATTCAAGATTTCCAGATTCGTTACACATTCCCACGCCTGCTAATGCTACAGGAACCTTTATTAGTTGTTGGtttcttatatactttattcttatgtgtaattatttatgttagattAGATTTTTCTATTCATAAGCCAGAACATCAGcataaagattaa
- the LOC126768818 gene encoding translation initiation factor eIF-2B subunit delta, whose amino-acid sequence MGLSEENIEADPESSCAQVTTAKKRRLRRKKLRAAKSLTSVKINIDHNNINVQEILNSSSANIVPKTQIFDYDTTIKSEQNKKILEVPFKNTCIEDKIIEMSSKEGSVKTRDDVMAAREAKKQAKQKAKLKNIENKDNVSTNIQPLTSISDSQGKKNISTNVPPKKPVTSDKIDTTPSITAKAESPKSKDEVDRAIQYENIDINKDKSKELIKSERAAKKAAKQAKKKPIEESGVKNTNVTQDLTVKDVVNTLKDIVNVAKDVQAVTDKVIAIDFTAKKSEESTKSKAELRAERRAKQEAQRASKQAAQQQKPSEVKTERPSKDIDKTKEEKSTKAKPAVEKSKPKSQGMQKMNWFQHLYTEHDKDSLKQMAINSNLHPAVIKLGVQLASRVVTGSNARCIALLDALKKMVKDYSLPARTEFARGLEAQLAASVEFLWAVRPPAASQTNALKYFRYHLTQLPNNVDEFDAKKRLQEEIDRYIREQIDMAGEAISIAVRNKISTNDNILTYGCSSLIERILCEAQAAGVVFRAVVVGTRLQRGAREMLRRLLARGVRCSYADISALNYLMRDVNKVLVGAASLLANGAVLAPAGTLQAALAARAHNVPLLVACETHKFADTVQTDAFVHNEIGDPDDLIDKNDENSPLKDWRTNPNLSLLNLMYDVTPPSLVTAVVTELAILPCTSAPVVLRFKLSEYGL is encoded by the exons ATGGGTTTGTCTGAG GAAAATATTGAGGCTGACCCAGAGAGTAGTTGTGCCCAAGTGACCACTGCAAAAAAGAGAAGGTTAAGAAGAAAAAAGTTAAGAGCTGCAAAGTCCTTAACTAGTGTGAAAATCAACATAgatcataataacataaatgtacAAGAGATTTTGAATTCTAGTTCAGCAAACATTGTGCCAAAAACCCAGATATTTGATTATGATACAACAATTAAATCtgaacaaaataagaaaatattagaagttccatttaaaaatacttgcatagaagataaaataatagaaatgtctTCCAAAGAAGGTTCTGTAAAAACAAGAGATGATGTAATGGCAGCAAGAGAAGCTAAAAAGCAGGCAAAGCAGAAAGCAAAGTTAAagaacattgaaaataaagataatGTTTCAACAAACATTCAACCGCTGACCAGCATTAGTGATTCTCAAggcaagaaaaatataagtactaatgttcctcctaaaaaaccTGTAACAAGTGACAAAATAGATACAACTCCATCCATAACTGCAAAAGCAGAATCACCTAAAAGTAAAGATGAAGTTGACAGAGCtattcaatatgaaaatatagatataaataaagataagtcTAAAGAACTCATTAAATCTGAGAGAGCTGCTAAGAAAGCAGCTAAACAGGCTAAGAAGAAACCAATAGAAGAAAGTGGTGTCAAAAATACTAATGTAACACAAGATTTAACAGTCAAAGATGTAGTAAATACACTGAAAGATATTGTCAATGTTGCTAAAGATGTGCAAGCTGTGACTGATAAAGTTATAGCCATTGACTTTACAGCAAAGAAG AGTGAAGAGTCAACAAAGTCTAAAGCCGAGTTAAGAGCAGAGCGACGTGCTAAGCAAGAAGCACAAAGAGCATCAAAGCAAGCTGCACAACAGCAAAAACCGTCAGAAGTGAAGACAGAACGACCCAGCAAAGATATTGACAAAACTAAAGAG GAAAAGTCGACAAAGGCAAAACCTGCAGTAGAAAAGTCCAAGCCGAAATCTCAGGGTATGCAGAAAATGAATTGGTTCCAACACTTGTACACGGAACATGATAAAGATTCTCTGAAACAAATGGCAATTAActcaaa CTTACACCCTGCTGTCATTAAATTAGGTGTGCAACTTGCATCACGTGTTGTGACTGGATCTAATGCAAGATGTATAGCATTGTTGGATGCATTGAAAAAG atggtTAAAGACTACAGCCTTCCTGCGCGTACTGAATTCGCACGCGGACTGGAAGCGCAGCTGGCGGCCAGCGTTGAGTTCCTGTGGGCCGTCAGGCCACCAGCCGCCTCCCAAACCAATGCGCTCAAGTACTTCCGGTACCACCTCACGCAGCTACCCAACAACGTGGACGAGTTCGAC GCTAAGAAACGGCTTCAAGAGGAGATCGATAGATACATCCGCGAACAAATAGACATGGCAGGCGAGGCCATCAGTATCGCCGTACGAAACAAAATATCTACCAATGATAATATACTCACTTATGGATG CTCATCGCTGATCGAGCGCATCCTGTGCGAGGCGCAGGCGGCGGGCGTGGTGTTCCGCGCCGTGGTGGTGGGGACGCGCCTGCAGCGCGGCGCGCGTGAGATGCTGCGGCGTCTGCTCGCACGAGGCGTGCGCTGCTCCTACGCCGACATCTCCGCCCTCAACTACCTCATGCGAGAC GTGAACAAGGTGTTGGTGGGCGCGGCGTCGCTGTTAGCCAACGGCGCGGTGCTGGCGCCGGCAGGCACGCTGCAGGCGGCGCTGGCGGCGCGCGCGCACAACGTGCCGCTACTCGTCGCCTGCGAGACGCACAAGTTCGCCGACACCGTGCAGACCGACGCCTTCGTGCACAACGAGATCG GTGACCCTGACGATCTCATCGATAAGAATGACGAAAATTCACCATTGAAGGATTGGCGAACGAACCCCAATTTATCGCTCCTTAACTTGATGTATGACGTCACACCTCCAAGTCTCGTTACCGCTGTTGTTACGGAATTGGCCATACTACCTTGTACAAGCGCCCCCGTTGTCCTACGTTTCAAATTATCTGAATATGGACTATAA